GGGTGAATGGCCTCCTCCCGCAGGCTGCCAACATCCTGAAACAGGAGATGCTGGCCAAAGGGGGCGAGGTCGCCGTTCCATCCGGGGCTCTGCGCATGGAAGCAGGACGCGTGGACTGCATCGTGATGGGAACACTCGCCCAGTACGCTCGCCTTGTCGACATCCTGATACAGCAGCCTTTCGAGCTGTCAGACCTTGCGGAGAGACTGCGGCTGTTTGCAGGATTGGCAGCTGCCCGCCCTGCCAGGAACTGGTTTAGCGCGGGCGCCGGCATAGCCGTCGGGGGCCTGGTCGACTGCGACTTGCGGCCTTCGGGGGTTCACGATCACGCAGCCAACGCCGTTGCTCTCGCATGGAACCTCCTCGAGCAGCGATCGGACTTCCTTGTGGTCACGGGTTCCGATAACTCCATGGTACAGGACGTGGCCCAGCGACTTGTCGGCACTGCTGCGTGCCCCGTCACAGCGTGGGTCCCGCACAGCCGGCCCATCACGCTGGCGCCGTCAATGCCCGTCATTGCTCAACAAGGCTACGGGCTTCCCAAAACCGATGGAGCGGTCCTGGCTCTGTGCACCGACGCAGGGGCAACAGACTTCATTGACGAACTCGTGTTGGCTGGTGTTGGCACCGAAAGGCTCTTTGTAACGACCATGCTTCACCGCGGTCCCTCCGATACAGTTTCCGGGCCCCTGGTTCCGGTCGGTCTTCCTCGGCTGGATGCCGTCCTTGTGCGGCAAAAAGACATCGCCATGCTCTCCATGAGTATGAGAGCAAGTGTGCTGACCCGTCTCGTGGACCGTGGAGCAAGCGTCTTCATCACGGACGCACCCCGCCATGTCGGTGAACTGCTGGATGCCATCCGTGAGGATCCATGGAACTGCTCACCTATGCGAACATAGCGTCTACGCAGGACACTGCACGCGAGATCGCACTTGACGGCCACTTGCTGCCATTTGCTGTTACAGCCGAGACACAGTCAGGAGGAAGAGGGCGACGTGGCAAGAGCTGGGATTCGCGACCAGGAGGCCTGTGGCTGACGCTGGCTCTGACAGTACCGTCGGCTGAGGCAGTTCGTCAGTCCGCAATGGCCGCTGCACACGGCGTGGCAAGCGCCTTGTTGACCGAGACTGGCGTTCGCACACTCGTGAAATGGCCCAATGACCTGCTTGTCGAACGTCGCAAGGTCTGCGGCATCCTTGCTGAGACGCTCGTTCAGTCTGGAACGACAATCCTGCTGGTGGGCATCGGCGTCAACGTCAACAATATCGTGCCGCCGGATCAGTTGCCGCGGGCGGCTTCGCTGATAGGAGAACTGGGACATAGCATCGATGTGCAGCATCTCCGTGCAAGCGTCCTGAACATGGTGGAACTGGACATCGACACGCTCATTCTGCGTGGCTTTGATGCCTTCCGCCCCTGGATGGACGCCAATCTA
This region of Coprothermobacter sp. genomic DNA includes:
- a CDS encoding biotin--[acetyl-CoA-carboxylase] ligase, with translation MELLTYANIASTQDTAREIALDGHLLPFAVTAETQSGGRGRRGKSWDSRPGGLWLTLALTVPSAEAVRQSAMAAAHGVASALLTETGVRTLVKWPNDLLVERRKVCGILAETLVQSGTTILLVGIGVNVNNIVPPDQLPRAASLIGELGHSIDVQHLRASVLNMVELDIDTLILRGFDAFRPWMDANLALRDELVTVEFNDQRESGRVAGLSRTGALLLKNPDGSLTEVDAGSVYDW